The Flavobacterium faecale genomic sequence AAATTAATCATTGGGTAAACTTGGTTTTAGAATACAATAAAGATTTTCTTTTTTTAGACATAAAAAACCGCATGATTGCATCCCTAAGCGATGAATTGATTTTTACCAATGAAGATAGTTCTTTTATGTTTGGTTACAAATTTGACCATTATTGCGAACAAAAAATAATTTTCCATCGCAAGCAGTTAGACCTATTAGGTAATTTAGAAGTTATTCCTCAACAAAAAGAAATTAAAAAAGACACAAAATTTGTTATTAATATTTTTGAAAATTCAGAAGTAAGAGAAACAAGCGATTATATAAATATTAAGAATCTAATTGAAAGTAACGGTTCTTTCATTTATGATAATGTAAAAATTTACACCCCTGAATTAGGTTACTTTTTTTATAAAAAATCTTTAACGGCTTACGATTGTGATAAAAAAGAAGATACTTTGATAGCTGGAATAGACTATTTAGACACCTATATTAAAGCATATAAAGAAGGTGAACAGTTTTTTGAAATTGAATACAAACCTTCAACAAATATATTGTACGGTGAAAACGCAAATAGTTATGTAGAAAACATTCACAATAATTATTTCCATGTAAATCATTATGGAGCGAATGAAGGATGGAACTTTGTTAAAAATAGTTACTCATTAACAATAAAACATGAAATAATTTCTCAATTTGGTTATTATGCTGGTATCGTTAATAAAGTAGATGAATTGGTAGAAAAACATTTTACAATATTTAAAAAGTTTGACAAATGCGAGCATAATATTGATTTGCATTCTGAAAACAAACTAAAGATAAAGCAAATTGCTTTAAAATTAGTTTACGAAAATGTAACAGTAACTAAAGAAAACTCAAATGAAATTATAAAAAAATATGGTCATAATTCAGGTCATAAATTAAAGTTAGAATATGATAAATTTTTCAGGACAGTTGATAGAACTGCAGACCCCGACATTAGTCCGAAAGTACTTAAGAATAAGATTGAATTATTTGAAAGTGTAATTGATTTACTTGAAGATAAATACAAACAAAAAGCAATAGATGAATGCAAAACCCTTAAATTACATTTATCTAAATATTAGATAGTTACAAGTTAACAACTGGTTACAACCAGTTACCAAATACCATAAAATCAAACATTTGTATCAGATAATAACAATTAAATCTGATACAAAATGAACAATCCATTTGCAACACTCGAAGCACGTTTGCTTAACATCGAAAACTTACTACTCGATTTAAAGCACCCATTACAACAAACTGAAACCAAACTACATTCAGTTAAGTCACTAGCCGAATACGTAGGAGTTTCTGAACTCTCAATTCGTAACTACATAAAGGAGGGAAAAATTAAAGCCAAACAAATAGGGCGAAGAATTTTTATTGATGAAAAGCAGTTTGAAGCTGGTTTAAGCGAAGTTAAATCTTTAAAATATAAAAGATAATGAAAGCGAACAACCCTTCAAAAACTGCCCGCCTTCAAGAAAGACAAAGTTACATAAATTTCTACCGTAAAGAAGTTTTAAAGTATCATGAAATTTCATTTTCTCAATTCATTAAAAAGCCACAAGAAAGACGTTTATTTCTAGCCTTGCAGGTAATTCCAGCAACAGCCAAAGTTGTTTCTATTGCCTTTAAAATCCCAATAGAAAGCCAATGCAGGAGGAAACGCAAACTTGAAGATAAAGGACTTTTGCAAGTATCAAAGAAACGTTCAATTTGTCCAATTACAAAACACTATGCCAATTTATTGACTACTAATAAAGAATTATTTAACTCAAAATATTTTTCTTTATGAGTGATTCAATTAAGAACAACGGCAAAGAAATGAGTAAGGCTATTGATGAAGCCTTTTTAATACCTAATAAGAATTTGAATTTATGGGAAACAAAATATAAAATTGATGTATTAGAAAAAATACCACCTCCCGAAATAGCTTTTAGTTTATTCAATACTGAAACTCAAAAAAATGACATTTTGGGAACGCTTGGAAATTTTAGCGTAATTATTGGAAAGGCAAAGGCTGGAAAGTCTTTTTATATTAATACTGTATTAAGTGCGGTTGTAAGCAGTTCTTTAATATTAGAACGCATAAAAGGACATTTACCGCACGATAAAAATGTAGTAATCTATATTGATACGGAACAAGGAAAGTACCACGTACAGAAAGCCGTTAAGCGTATTTGCACACAGATAGACCAAGAGAACCCTATAAATTTACACGTTTATTATTTAAGACCATTAACCCCAGCCGAAAGACTGGATTTTATCGAGCATATAATTTACGTTACTAAAAATTTAGGCTTTTTAGTGATTGACGGAATTAAGGATTTAGTAACCTCAATCAATGATGAAGAACAAGCCACAAATATAGCTTCTAAGCTATTGAAATGGAGCGAAGACCTTAATATACATATTACTACTGTATTGCATCAAAATAAATCAGATACAAACGCACGTGGACATATTGGAACAGAGTTAACAAATAAGGCAGAAACCGTTTTGGAAGTTGCAAAAAGTGAAAGCGACAAAAGTATTACAATTGTTACACCTCTACAATGTAGAAACATTGAGCCACAAGTTTTTGCCTTTGAAATTAATGAGTTTGGTATTCCAATAATTGCAGAAAATTTTGAATTAAGGACAGAAACCAAACAAAAAAAGTTTGATGTAACCGATTTGGAAGACTTCAAAAAGTATCAATTATTAACGGAGGTTTTTAGTAATGGAGAAAGTTTTGGTTATAAAGAACTTGAAACTCAATTAAAATTAGCTTCAAAGAAACAGTTAAGCAAAGAACTTGGTACAAATGCTATTACTTCATTAATCACATATTGCAAAAATAATAGTTGGTTACTTCAAGAAAGAGCAAAAGCACCCTACACAATTGGAACGTTTCAAGAAGATGAAATTTAACCTATCACTTTAATTTGAAGTTAATTTTTATTTCCTATCACTTTACTTTAAGCGTATATATACGCTTATAAAGTGATAAAGTGATGATAAAGCTTTAAATAAAGTGTTTTAAAGTGATAAAGTGATGATACAGTATAAATACAGTTTAGATAAAAGTAGCAGGAAATCCCTTTGTCCTAAATGCAATAAACGAACATTTGTTAAATACATTGAAACTGAAACCAATAGTTATTTGAGTGATGAGTTTGGGAGGTGCGACCGTGAAACAGAGTGCCAATATTGGGCAACCCCCGAAAAGGAAAATAATATAGTATTTGAAAAAAAACACATACCAGCACCAAAACCAAGTTTTCACAATTTAGAGTTATTGGATAAAATGTACACTAATGAAAAACAACAAAACAACTTTTCTTTATTTCTTGAAACCATTTTTACACGTGAAGAAGTATTTGAAGCCGAACAAAAATATTTTATAACTTCAAGTAATCACTTTAAAGGAGGTGCAACAATCTTTTGGCAAATAGATAATTTAGAACGTTTACACGCTGGAAAAATATTGCAGTATGACAAAGTAACTGGTAAACGAATAAAGACAGCAGAGGGTAAAGGATTGATTAATTGGGTGCATTCTGTTTTGAAGTTAGAGAACTTTAATTTGAAACAATCGTTGTTTGGTTTACACTTAATAGCTGAAACAAACCAAAAGACTATTGCAATAGTAGAAGCAGAAAAAACAGCCGTAATAATGAGCATTTTTAAACCTCAATATATTTGGTTAGCAACTGGAAGTAAAAGCGGTTTTAAATATGATTTATTGAAGCCTATAAAAGACTTTAATATTATTGGGTTTCCTGATAAGTCAGAGTTTGAAGATTGGAACACAAAATCAATAGAATTAAACAAAGTAGGTTTTAAAATTAAGGTTAACGATTGGTTAGAAAAAACAGATTACCCAAAAGGAAGTGATTTTGCAGATGTTTTAATAAATGAAACAAAAAATAGTAAATAACAATCAAAATACAATTATAATGGCAGGATTTAAAGGAACAAGAAACGAAAACGGAAGACCAAAAGGAACACCTAATAAGAATACGGCACAAATTAGAGATAGTTTTCAATTATTAGTAGAAAGCAATATTTCAAAGTTAAAAGAAGACATTGACAAACTAGAACCTAAAGACAGAATTAGAACAATAATTGATTTAGCAAAATTCGTACTACCTACTTTAAAGGCAATCGAATATAATGACAGTATAGACGAGAGTAGATTTAAACCAGTTACTATAAATATTATACAGCCAAAAGATGACAATTAACAATTATGATGAGTTGGTTCTATTTGCAGAAAGCAACAAACTAACAAACGAACAATTAGCCGAATTAATAAAAATCTGTCTAGGAATATTCACTATTATTGAGTATGAAAGCAATGTTTTATTGGATTTAAAAGAATATTGGTTCAAGTTTGGACATTTAGCCAAAAATGAAAGACCTATGTTTTTATTTCAAACCCAAAGAGATTTTAATATAAATGACATCTACAAAATCCCCGAACTAAAAGAGATAATCGATAAATTAGAAGAAGATTACTAACCTTTCAGAAATGAGAGGTTTTTTTATGGTCAAAATAGTTATTAACAACTCGTTTTGTTACCTAAATTGTAACCTAAAAATAAAAACCCTTGTAAATCAGCGACTTACAAGGGTTTTAGTGAAGGCAGAAGGATTCGAACCTTCGACCGCCTGCTTAGAAGGCAGGTGCTCTATCCAGCTGAGCTATGCCTCCATTTTTTTTGTAACTTTCAGGACCGTCCCGATTCGTAATCGGGATGCTCTATCCAGCTGAGCTATGCTTCCATTTTTCTTTTAAAACTTAAATGGAAAAAGTTTTTACTGTCGGGGTGGCAGGATTCGAACCTGCGGCCTCCTGCTCCCAAAGCAGGCGCGATAACCGAGCTACGCTACACCCCGTAACAATATTTTCAATAATAATTTTAAAACCTAAGCTTTAAAATCTGCGGAGGGACAGGGACTCGAACCCTGGCACCGGTTACCCGATGACAGTTTAGCAAACTGCTCCATTACCACTCTGGCACCCCTCCTAAGCTCAGAAAAACTTGTTTCGTTTTGCGGTTGCAAATTTAAGACATCTTTACGTTTCCCACAAGTATTTTGGCGCTTTTTTTAAAAGTTTTTTAATAATAATTACAAAACCATTCACTATCAAATATATAGACATTACTTTTTTTAAAAAAAATTTTCACAATACTACAATCCCTAAATCAAAACCAAAAAATTGTCTAAAAAACAGTAAATTTGCTTTACTAATTCAAAAAACCAAACAAGTATGAAGTCAAGAATAGTGATTGTATCGGCAGTTCGAACTCCAATAGGTAGTTTCATGGGAGGCCTGTCCTCTATTCCAGCACCCGAACTAGGGGCAATAGCAATCAAAGGCGCATTAGCCAAAATTAATTTAGATCCTACATTAGTTGACGAAGTCTATATGGGCCAAGTCGTTCAAGCAGGCGCAGGACAAGCACCCGCAAGACAAGCCGCAATTTTAGCAGGATTACCTGCAACCGTTCCTTGTACAACCGTAAACAAAGTATGTGCCTCAGGAATGAAAGCTGTTATGTTTGCTGCACAATCCATTGCTTGCGGAGACGCAGAAATAGTAGTAGCTGGCGGAATGGAAAACATGAGCCTAATTCCGCACTATGCACATCTACGTAACGCCACCAAATTTGGTCCGGCTACCTTTGTTGACGGAATGCAGAAAGATGGCCTTACAGACGCTTACGACAATCAAGCGATGGGAGTATGTGCTGACTTATGCGCTACAGAATACCAAATTAGTCGTGAAGACCAAGATGCATACGCAATCGAATCCTACACGCGCTCTGCTACCGCATGGGCAAACGGAAAATTTGATAACGAAATCGTTCCTGTTGCTGTAAAACAACGCAAGGGTGACCCTATAATCATTACCAAGGACGAAGAATTCTCAAACGTAATGCTCGAAAAAATTCCGTCACTAAGAGCCGTTTTCACGCCTGATGGAACCGTAACAGCAGCCAATGCATCAACAATCAACGACGGAG encodes the following:
- a CDS encoding helix-turn-helix domain-containing protein; protein product: MNNPFATLEARLLNIENLLLDLKHPLQQTETKLHSVKSLAEYVGVSELSIRNYIKEGKIKAKQIGRRIFIDEKQFEAGLSEVKSLKYKR
- a CDS encoding AAA family ATPase, yielding MSDSIKNNGKEMSKAIDEAFLIPNKNLNLWETKYKIDVLEKIPPPEIAFSLFNTETQKNDILGTLGNFSVIIGKAKAGKSFYINTVLSAVVSSSLILERIKGHLPHDKNVVIYIDTEQGKYHVQKAVKRICTQIDQENPINLHVYYLRPLTPAERLDFIEHIIYVTKNLGFLVIDGIKDLVTSINDEEQATNIASKLLKWSEDLNIHITTVLHQNKSDTNARGHIGTELTNKAETVLEVAKSESDKSITIVTPLQCRNIEPQVFAFEINEFGIPIIAENFELRTETKQKKFDVTDLEDFKKYQLLTEVFSNGESFGYKELETQLKLASKKQLSKELGTNAITSLITYCKNNSWLLQERAKAPYTIGTFQEDEI
- a CDS encoding DUF6371 domain-containing protein yields the protein MIQYKYSLDKSSRKSLCPKCNKRTFVKYIETETNSYLSDEFGRCDRETECQYWATPEKENNIVFEKKHIPAPKPSFHNLELLDKMYTNEKQQNNFSLFLETIFTREEVFEAEQKYFITSSNHFKGGATIFWQIDNLERLHAGKILQYDKVTGKRIKTAEGKGLINWVHSVLKLENFNLKQSLFGLHLIAETNQKTIAIVEAEKTAVIMSIFKPQYIWLATGSKSGFKYDLLKPIKDFNIIGFPDKSEFEDWNTKSIELNKVGFKIKVNDWLEKTDYPKGSDFADVLINETKNSK
- a CDS encoding acetyl-CoA C-acyltransferase translates to MKSRIVIVSAVRTPIGSFMGGLSSIPAPELGAIAIKGALAKINLDPTLVDEVYMGQVVQAGAGQAPARQAAILAGLPATVPCTTVNKVCASGMKAVMFAAQSIACGDAEIVVAGGMENMSLIPHYAHLRNATKFGPATFVDGMQKDGLTDAYDNQAMGVCADLCATEYQISREDQDAYAIESYTRSATAWANGKFDNEIVPVAVKQRKGDPIIITKDEEFSNVMLEKIPSLRAVFTPDGTVTAANASTINDGAAALILMTEEKAASLGITPLAYINGYADAAQEPKWFTTSPAKALPKALAKAGITQDQVDFFEFNEAFAVVGLANAKILGIDTKQVNINGGAVSLGHPLGCSGARILVTLLNVLEQNKGKIGAAAICNGGGGASAMVIEKI